From Actinopolyspora lacussalsi, a single genomic window includes:
- a CDS encoding heme-degrading monooxygenase HmoA (product_source=COG2329; cath_funfam=3.30.70.100; cog=COG2329; pfam=PF03992; superfamily=54909) produces the protein MKINAIEVPEGKGEELERRFAQRHGAVDGTPGFLGFELLRPVKGDNRYFVYTKWESEEAFRAWADGPAKEAHETESKDPVSSGANLLEFELVTESHPEQ, from the coding sequence GTGAAAATTAACGCTATCGAGGTACCCGAAGGCAAGGGCGAGGAGTTGGAGCGCCGGTTCGCGCAGCGCCACGGCGCCGTGGACGGCACCCCCGGATTTCTGGGATTCGAGCTGCTGCGACCGGTCAAGGGTGACAACCGCTACTTCGTCTACACCAAGTGGGAGTCCGAGGAGGCGTTCCGCGCCTGGGCCGACGGCCCCGCGAAAGAGGCGCACGAGACCGAGAGCAAGGACCCCGTCTCCAGCGGGGCCAACCTGCTCGAGTTCGAACTGGTCACCGAGTCTCACCCCGAGCAGTAG
- a CDS encoding putative membrane protein (product_source=KO:K01421; cath_funfam=1.10.287.950; cog=COG1511; ko=KO:K01421; pfam=PF12698; superfamily=58104; tigrfam=TIGR03057,TIGR03061,TIGR03062; transmembrane_helix_parts=Inside_1_20,TMhelix_21_43,Outside_44_451,TMhelix_452_471,Inside_472_490,TMhelix_491_513,Outside_514_522,TMhelix_523_540,Inside_541_546,TMhelix_547_569,Outside_570_611,TMhelix_612_631,Inside_632_647): protein MKIVKLALLELRRFRGGKLRPLVLVALILVPLLYGSLYLWSNWDPYGRLDRVPVAVVNNDRPVRASGQFIDAGEQFTEQLRARDLFDWHFVDSGEARRGLREGDYYFTITVPSDFSGKLATATRRFPQRASLHITKNDANGYIAGIMADTVEAQLQNQVNAAAHSAYARALYDEVDKVREKLRLASQASGQLVEGTELGEQGTEGLRSGLSDAASSTGEISRGVGELSDAADQLDRRLTALTNLTAEQLPTAVNGAAEASGSVVQGLTTLATATAFISDRADQGVASLRELGDEYPALTGDPVYQRALRDARQLSGTTENADQRANEVLSLAREANSEAVALRGSLEALRQRTLAVTEPADQLASGTTQLANGTESLRGSLSNLASSSQTLRTGAGQLNDGATKLSDLVDDSLSRIPPTNPRQVAQAAEVLGSPTRITEGNLNPAHVYGRGLAPFFFAIALWVFGLFAYLLLKPVNLRALAGRPRAATVALAGWLPATVLGILGAGVLLTVVGFGLGLDPVRLWPTVGLLALATAAFVAIDHLLRTAFGAIGDGLSLVLLIVQLTASGGLYPMETTPTPFQAVHPYLPMTYLVDGLRVTISGGLNEHLVRDLIVLGGFLVIPLVLTTLVVWRQRTWSISRLHPAVEL, encoded by the coding sequence ATGAAAATCGTCAAACTCGCGCTGCTGGAACTGCGCAGGTTCCGGGGCGGAAAGCTGCGCCCGCTGGTGCTGGTGGCGCTGATACTCGTGCCGCTGCTCTACGGCTCGCTGTACCTGTGGTCCAACTGGGACCCCTACGGCAGGCTGGACCGGGTCCCGGTGGCCGTGGTCAACAACGACCGCCCGGTGCGCGCATCCGGGCAGTTCATCGACGCGGGCGAGCAGTTCACCGAGCAACTGCGCGCACGGGATCTGTTCGACTGGCACTTCGTGGACTCAGGTGAGGCGCGACGCGGGCTCCGCGAGGGCGACTACTACTTCACGATCACCGTTCCGAGTGATTTCAGCGGCAAACTCGCCACCGCCACCCGCAGATTCCCGCAACGGGCCTCGCTGCACATCACCAAGAACGACGCGAACGGCTACATCGCGGGAATCATGGCCGACACCGTCGAGGCCCAGCTGCAGAACCAGGTCAACGCGGCCGCGCACAGCGCCTACGCGCGGGCGCTGTACGACGAGGTGGACAAGGTACGCGAGAAACTGCGACTCGCATCGCAGGCCTCCGGGCAACTGGTCGAGGGCACGGAACTCGGCGAGCAGGGCACGGAAGGGCTGCGCAGCGGACTCTCGGACGCCGCCTCGTCGACTGGGGAGATCTCACGAGGCGTCGGCGAACTCTCCGACGCGGCCGACCAACTCGACCGACGACTCACCGCGCTGACCAACCTGACTGCCGAACAACTCCCCACCGCCGTGAACGGCGCCGCCGAGGCCAGCGGGTCGGTGGTGCAGGGGCTCACCACCCTGGCCACCGCGACCGCCTTCATCTCCGACCGCGCCGATCAAGGAGTGGCGAGTCTGCGGGAACTCGGGGACGAATACCCGGCACTAACCGGGGACCCGGTCTACCAGCGCGCCCTGCGCGACGCGCGACAGCTGTCCGGAACCACCGAGAACGCGGACCAGCGTGCCAACGAGGTGCTGAGCCTGGCCCGCGAGGCCAACTCCGAGGCGGTGGCGCTGCGCGGCAGCCTCGAAGCGCTGCGACAGCGAACCCTCGCGGTGACCGAGCCCGCCGACCAGCTCGCCTCGGGCACGACACAACTGGCCAACGGCACGGAGTCGCTGCGCGGCAGTCTGAGCAACCTCGCCTCCAGCAGCCAGACGCTGCGAACCGGTGCGGGACAGCTCAACGACGGGGCCACGAAACTGTCGGACCTGGTCGACGACAGCCTGTCGCGGATTCCCCCCACCAACCCCCGGCAGGTGGCCCAGGCCGCCGAGGTGCTCGGTTCCCCCACCAGGATCACCGAGGGCAACCTCAACCCCGCGCACGTCTACGGGCGGGGGCTGGCGCCGTTCTTCTTCGCCATCGCACTGTGGGTGTTCGGGCTGTTCGCCTACCTGCTGCTCAAACCCGTCAACCTGCGGGCCCTGGCGGGCAGGCCCCGCGCCGCCACAGTGGCGCTGGCGGGTTGGCTGCCCGCCACAGTGCTGGGGATACTCGGCGCCGGGGTGCTGCTGACCGTGGTCGGATTCGGTCTCGGGCTGGATCCGGTGCGGCTGTGGCCGACGGTCGGACTGCTCGCGCTCGCCACCGCCGCGTTCGTGGCGATCGACCATCTGTTGCGCACCGCCTTCGGCGCGATCGGCGACGGGCTGTCGCTGGTGCTGCTGATAGTGCAGCTGACCGCATCGGGTGGGCTGTATCCGATGGAGACCACGCCGACGCCCTTCCAGGCGGTACATCCCTACCTTCCGATGACCTACCTGGTGGACGGGCTGCGCGTGACGATCTCGGGCGGTCTGAACGAGCACCTGGTCCGGGATCTCATCGTGCTCGGCGGCTTCCTGGTGATACCGCTGGTGCTGACCACCTTGGTGGTGTGGCGACAGCGGACCTGGAGCATCTCCAGACTCCACCCCGCCGTGGAGCTTTAG
- a CDS encoding ABC-type cobalamin/Fe3+-siderophores transport system ATPase subunit (product_source=COG1120; cath_funfam=3.40.50.300; cog=COG1120; pfam=PF00005; smart=SM00382; superfamily=52540), with protein sequence MSTAGVAITARGISVRGPLGPVFSNVDAEIRPGELATVTGPSGTGRTALLLTLSGRLRPITGTIEVDGRSLPKGAKRARTLIAPARLRPGFELEGRWRVREAVRERRITTKVDHDDISDAFDLVGIDPEPEAVIDSLHPGERLLLAVALGMAALPAGLLVDDVELGLPEAARTRVWAALEAIADAGTTVLASNTDPPRFAAGPVIRLPGPNGEIPHRAGGTAPETALLPGQEPNTVEFDAETARTPREDAITEPHTFGTEVLSPDPAQLALFEPPAPVVPPEPDTAETDSTDSGTNETSPDAEPTDSDSEDDGDPR encoded by the coding sequence ATGAGCACCGCAGGGGTGGCCATCACCGCACGCGGAATCAGCGTGCGCGGACCGCTGGGGCCGGTCTTCAGCAATGTCGACGCCGAGATCCGCCCCGGGGAACTGGCCACCGTGACGGGGCCGTCTGGAACCGGCAGAACCGCACTGCTGCTGACGCTGTCCGGCAGGCTCCGCCCGATAACGGGCACGATCGAGGTGGACGGGCGGTCACTGCCGAAGGGCGCGAAGCGCGCACGCACCCTGATCGCACCGGCACGACTGCGCCCCGGGTTCGAGCTGGAGGGGCGCTGGCGCGTGCGGGAAGCCGTACGCGAGCGGCGCATCACCACCAAGGTGGACCACGACGATATCTCGGACGCGTTCGACCTGGTCGGCATAGATCCCGAACCCGAAGCCGTGATCGACTCGCTGCATCCCGGCGAGCGGCTGCTGCTGGCCGTCGCGCTCGGCATGGCGGCACTTCCCGCCGGGCTGCTGGTCGACGACGTGGAACTCGGCCTCCCCGAAGCAGCGCGCACCAGGGTGTGGGCGGCGCTGGAGGCGATCGCCGACGCGGGAACTACGGTGCTGGCCAGCAACACCGACCCGCCCCGGTTCGCGGCGGGCCCGGTGATCAGACTGCCCGGACCGAACGGGGAGATACCCCACCGCGCCGGGGGGACCGCACCGGAAACCGCTCTGCTGCCCGGCCAGGAACCGAACACGGTCGAATTCGACGCCGAAACGGCGCGAACACCGCGTGAGGACGCGATCACCGAACCCCACACCTTCGGCACCGAGGTGCTCTCGCCCGATCCGGCGCAGCTCGCGCTGTTCGAACCGCCCGCTCCCGTGGTTCCACCGGAGCCCGACACTGCGGAGACCGACTCGACGGACTCCGGCACCAACGAGACATCACCCGATGCGGAACCGACCGATTCGGACTCCGAGGACGACGGAGATCCGCGATGA
- a CDS encoding SAM-dependent methyltransferase (product_source=COG0500; cath_funfam=3.40.50.150; cog=COG0500; pfam=PF13649; superfamily=53335), which yields MTDHDFAHRTRWSYDAAADTYTEWIRGELAAKPLDRAMLDGFAELARDAGGPVLDVGCGPGRVTAYLADHGLDVSGMDLSPGMIAAARRTHPGLRFTEGSMRALGHDDGELGGIVAWYSIIHVPDEHLPEVFAEFHRVLAPGGYVQLAFQVGDRIKHRTEAGGHEVSLDFHRRRPEHVAELLSRAGLTPRARLLREPDEDGDFPEDTRQAFLLARRTIDPSER from the coding sequence ATGACCGATCACGACTTCGCGCATCGCACCCGGTGGTCCTACGACGCGGCTGCCGATACCTACACCGAGTGGATCCGGGGCGAACTGGCCGCCAAACCGCTGGACCGCGCGATGCTGGACGGCTTCGCCGAGCTCGCGCGGGACGCGGGCGGACCGGTGCTGGACGTGGGATGCGGCCCGGGACGCGTGACCGCCTACCTGGCCGATCACGGCCTGGACGTCTCCGGCATGGATCTGTCACCGGGAATGATCGCCGCGGCACGGCGGACTCACCCGGGACTGCGATTCACCGAGGGATCGATGCGGGCGCTGGGTCACGACGACGGCGAACTCGGCGGCATCGTGGCCTGGTACTCGATCATCCACGTTCCGGACGAGCACCTGCCGGAGGTGTTCGCCGAATTCCACCGCGTGCTGGCGCCCGGTGGATACGTCCAGCTCGCCTTCCAGGTCGGTGACCGGATCAAGCACCGTACCGAGGCGGGCGGCCACGAGGTCTCGCTGGACTTCCACCGGCGGCGGCCGGAGCACGTCGCCGAACTGCTGAGCCGGGCCGGACTCACCCCGCGAGCACGGCTGCTGCGCGAACCCGACGAGGACGGCGACTTCCCCGAGGACACCCGGCAGGCATTCCTACTGGCCAGAAGGACGATCGACCCTTCCGAGAGGTAA
- a CDS encoding A/G-specific adenine glycosylase (product_source=KO:K03575; cath_funfam=1.10.1670.10,1.10.340.30; cog=COG1194; ko=KO:K03575; pfam=PF00730; smart=SM00478,SM00525; superfamily=48150; tigrfam=TIGR01084) produces the protein MTNQNARPAESVAKNAAPGRTSTINTDDLIEWFAAEARDLPWRGPEVDGWGVLVSETMLQQTPVARVMPIWREWMARWPKPSDLAATSQAEVLRAWGKLGYPRRAMRLHEAASAIASEHDDTVPSDVDTLLALPGVGTYTARAVAAFAYGKRAPVVDTNVRRVVARAVHGEGDAGNPSPNRDLADVDALLPSDDRDAARLSAALMELGQTVCTVRSPGCEICPIVADCAWQHAGRPAYAGPPKKVQRFAGTDRQVRGLLLDVLRRSEGPVQRPELDAVWHDAAQRDRALDSLLVDGLLEQTEDGRFGLPGEE, from the coding sequence ATGACTAATCAGAACGCGCGACCGGCCGAATCCGTCGCGAAGAACGCCGCACCCGGACGGACCAGCACGATCAACACCGACGATCTGATCGAGTGGTTCGCCGCCGAGGCCCGCGACCTGCCGTGGCGCGGCCCCGAGGTCGACGGCTGGGGCGTGCTGGTCAGCGAGACCATGCTGCAACAGACCCCGGTCGCCAGGGTCATGCCGATCTGGCGGGAGTGGATGGCGCGCTGGCCCAAGCCCTCCGACCTCGCGGCGACTAGCCAGGCCGAAGTGCTGCGCGCCTGGGGCAAACTCGGGTATCCGCGTCGCGCGATGCGGCTGCACGAGGCCGCGAGCGCCATCGCATCGGAACACGACGACACCGTTCCCTCCGATGTGGACACCCTGCTGGCGCTGCCCGGCGTGGGAACCTACACCGCTCGCGCGGTGGCCGCCTTCGCCTACGGCAAGCGGGCCCCGGTGGTGGACACCAACGTGCGCAGGGTCGTCGCGCGCGCCGTGCACGGGGAGGGCGACGCGGGCAATCCCTCACCCAACCGGGATCTGGCCGATGTCGACGCGCTGCTCCCCTCGGACGACCGCGACGCGGCACGGCTGTCAGCGGCACTGATGGAACTCGGGCAGACCGTGTGCACCGTGAGGTCGCCTGGTTGCGAGATCTGCCCCATCGTCGCGGACTGCGCCTGGCAGCACGCCGGTCGTCCCGCCTACGCCGGACCGCCGAAGAAGGTGCAGCGCTTCGCCGGGACCGACCGCCAGGTGCGCGGACTGCTGCTGGACGTGCTGCGGCGTTCGGAAGGACCGGTGCAACGCCCCGAGCTGGACGCGGTGTGGCACGACGCCGCCCAGCGCGATCGGGCGCTGGACTCGCTGCTGGTGGACGGGCTGCTGGAACAGACCGAGGACGGCAGGTTCGGGCTGCCCGGCGAGGAGTGA
- a CDS encoding carbonic anhydrase (product_source=KO:K01673; cath_funfam=3.40.1050.10; cog=COG0288; ko=KO:K01673; pfam=PF00484; smart=SM00947; superfamily=53056), giving the protein MTATDELLRRNSKHEEKWDGQVPGAPELCTAVVTCMDCRIDPVRTLGLNSGEAHVLRNAGGIVTDDVLRSLSVSQRKLGTTEVMLMHHTRCGMGTFAEADFKQELEDATGQRPSWSVETFTDTERDLRQSVRRVLNSPFLTETTSVRAFVHDIDTDELHEVDTAS; this is encoded by the coding sequence ATGACCGCGACCGACGAACTGCTGCGACGCAACAGCAAGCACGAGGAGAAGTGGGACGGCCAGGTCCCCGGAGCTCCCGAGCTGTGCACCGCGGTGGTCACCTGTATGGACTGCCGGATCGACCCCGTCCGCACCCTGGGGTTGAACTCCGGCGAGGCACACGTACTGCGCAACGCGGGCGGGATCGTCACCGACGACGTGCTCCGCTCGCTGTCGGTGAGCCAGCGCAAGCTCGGCACCACCGAGGTGATGCTGATGCACCACACCCGCTGCGGCATGGGAACGTTCGCCGAAGCCGACTTCAAGCAGGAGTTGGAGGACGCGACCGGGCAGCGGCCGAGCTGGTCGGTGGAGACCTTCACCGACACCGAGCGGGACCTGCGCCAGTCCGTCCGGCGGGTGCTCAACAGCCCCTTCCTGACCGAGACCACGAGTGTGCGCGCGTTCGTGCACGACATCGACACCGACGAGCTGCACGAGGTCGACACCGCCTCTTGA
- a CDS encoding DNA repair protein RadA/Sms (product_source=KO:K04485; cath_funfam=2.20.20.30,3.30.230.10,3.40.50.300; cog=COG1066; ko=KO:K04485; pfam=PF13481,PF13541; smart=SM00382; superfamily=52540,54211,57802; tigrfam=TIGR00416): MATKNTRAGNGYRCTECGRTVTKWVGQCPDCANWGTLEEASAQPAALSKVGSAEPGSPARPIAEVDLESARAVPTGIAELDRVLGGGIVPGAVVLLAGEPGVGKSTLLLETAYRWAAGGSGGRSLYVTGEESAGQVRLRAERTDSLHDELYLGAESDLSAVVGHVEQLRPGLLIVDSIQTVQSGEADGTPGGVTQVRAVTTALVALAKERGLPVILVGHVTKDGAVAGPRVLEHLVDVVLQFEGDEHSTLRMLRGVKNRFGPADEVGCFEQGDDGIAEVTDPSGLFVNGRQNLVPGTAVTVVVEGKRPLLAEVQALVSPTQMNMPRRAVSGLDSARLSMMLAVLDKRGNIKTGDQDVYAATVGGMKITEPAIDLAIALAVASAKLDVPPRANTIAVGEVGLAGEVRRVNAVGRRLAEAARLGFEYALVPPDSGQPPAGIKAVEVGDLRGALRALRSS, from the coding sequence GTGGCTACCAAGAACACGCGTGCCGGAAACGGCTATCGGTGCACCGAGTGTGGCCGCACGGTTACCAAGTGGGTCGGCCAGTGCCCGGACTGCGCGAACTGGGGAACGCTGGAGGAAGCCTCCGCCCAGCCCGCCGCACTGTCCAAAGTCGGCAGCGCCGAACCCGGCTCTCCCGCTCGCCCCATCGCCGAGGTGGATCTGGAGTCCGCCCGCGCGGTCCCCACCGGGATCGCCGAACTGGACCGGGTGCTCGGCGGCGGCATCGTGCCGGGGGCCGTGGTCCTGCTCGCGGGCGAGCCCGGTGTGGGAAAGTCCACACTCCTGCTGGAGACCGCGTACCGCTGGGCCGCGGGCGGCTCCGGGGGCCGCTCGCTGTACGTCACCGGGGAGGAGTCGGCGGGCCAGGTGAGGCTGCGCGCCGAACGCACCGACTCGCTGCACGACGAGCTCTACCTCGGCGCCGAGAGCGACCTCTCCGCCGTCGTCGGGCACGTGGAACAACTGCGCCCCGGACTGTTGATCGTGGACTCGATCCAGACGGTGCAGTCCGGTGAGGCCGATGGCACACCCGGCGGAGTCACCCAGGTGCGTGCCGTGACCACCGCGCTTGTGGCGCTGGCGAAGGAGCGCGGCCTGCCGGTGATCCTCGTGGGACACGTCACCAAGGACGGTGCGGTGGCCGGTCCGCGAGTGCTGGAGCACCTGGTCGACGTGGTGCTGCAGTTCGAGGGGGACGAGCACTCCACGCTGCGGATGCTGCGCGGGGTCAAGAACCGGTTCGGCCCCGCCGACGAGGTCGGCTGCTTCGAACAGGGCGACGACGGGATCGCCGAGGTGACCGACCCGTCCGGACTGTTCGTCAACGGACGGCAGAACCTGGTGCCGGGCACCGCCGTGACGGTGGTAGTGGAGGGCAAACGTCCACTGCTCGCCGAGGTGCAGGCGCTGGTCAGCCCCACCCAGATGAACATGCCGCGCAGGGCGGTGAGCGGGCTGGATTCGGCCCGGTTGTCGATGATGCTCGCGGTGCTCGACAAGCGCGGCAACATCAAGACCGGTGACCAGGACGTCTACGCCGCCACGGTCGGCGGCATGAAGATCACCGAACCCGCGATCGACCTGGCCATCGCGTTGGCCGTGGCCTCCGCGAAACTGGACGTGCCGCCGCGCGCGAACACGATCGCGGTGGGCGAGGTCGGGCTCGCCGGTGAGGTGCGCCGGGTCAATGCGGTGGGACGCAGGCTGGCCGAAGCCGCTCGGCTCGGATTCGAGTACGCGCTGGTGCCACCGGACAGCGGACAACCACCCGCCGGGATCAAGGCCGTCGAGGTCGGCGACCTGCGGGGCGCGCTGCGGGCGCTGCGGAGCAGCTGA
- a CDS encoding copper(I)-binding protein (product_source=COG2847; cog=COG2847; pfam=PF04314; superfamily=110087), with the protein MSRPQHSKAVRQRLVPAVVGLGAVAALSGCATGQQAETSQQVAAIYGASADAKTMSVRDATLSYPEGESVYPEGSNAPIETVLINGGEQQDRLVGVSSSYARSAEISGTQRIPAGTRLYAVSDSADSSKITAAEATGDDQRETVRISLEGLTQGIRPGVTIPVEFTFANAGAVTLQVPIGASPEPRPEYGSPHGGGGTGTGDESGHSGGSSGSGESHGSGESGESSGSGESSGSEQSGDSGQSDENSSDDSSGSDQNAETGQSTGA; encoded by the coding sequence GTGAGCCGCCCACAGCACAGCAAGGCAGTTCGCCAGCGGTTGGTACCCGCGGTCGTCGGCCTGGGCGCCGTCGCCGCGCTCTCCGGCTGCGCCACCGGCCAGCAGGCCGAGACCTCGCAGCAGGTCGCCGCCATCTACGGTGCGAGCGCCGACGCGAAGACCATGTCCGTTCGGGACGCGACCCTGAGCTACCCGGAGGGGGAATCGGTCTACCCGGAGGGGTCGAACGCACCGATCGAGACCGTTCTGATCAACGGTGGCGAGCAGCAGGACAGGCTGGTCGGTGTCAGCAGTAGCTACGCGCGGTCGGCGGAGATCAGCGGAACCCAGCGGATTCCCGCGGGAACCAGGCTCTACGCGGTCTCGGACAGCGCGGATTCGAGCAAGATCACCGCTGCCGAGGCCACCGGCGACGACCAGCGCGAGACGGTACGAATCTCCCTCGAAGGGCTGACCCAGGGCATCCGGCCGGGGGTGACGATTCCGGTCGAGTTCACCTTCGCCAACGCGGGCGCGGTGACCCTGCAGGTCCCGATCGGCGCCAGCCCCGAGCCGAGGCCGGAGTACGGCAGCCCGCACGGTGGCGGTGGAACGGGCACCGGCGACGAGTCGGGTCACTCCGGCGGGTCGAGCGGATCCGGTGAGTCCCACGGGTCCGGCGAGTCGGGCGAATCGAGCGGGTCCGGCGAGTCCAGTGGCTCCGAGCAGTCCGGCGACTCCGGCCAGAGCGACGAGAACTCCTCCGACGATTCGAGCGGTTCCGACCAGAACGCCGAAACCGGGCAGTCCACCGGCGCGTGA
- a CDS encoding CarD family transcriptional regulator (product_source=KO:K07736; cog=COG1329; ko=KO:K07736; pfam=PF02559; smart=SM01058; superfamily=141259), producing the protein MVFKVGETVVYPRHGAALIEAVETRVIKGEEKQYLVLRVEKDNLTVRLPAENAEHVGVRDVVGQEGLDHVFDVLRSDHTEEPTNWSRRYKANVEKLASGDVNKVAEVVRDLWRREQDRGLSAGEKRMLMKARQILVSELALAEGTDEGKAESLLDEVLATTV; encoded by the coding sequence ATGGTTTTCAAGGTCGGAGAGACCGTCGTCTACCCGCGTCACGGCGCTGCGCTGATCGAGGCAGTCGAGACACGTGTAATCAAGGGCGAAGAAAAACAGTACCTCGTACTTCGGGTCGAAAAAGACAACCTCACCGTTCGTCTTCCCGCCGAGAACGCCGAGCACGTCGGGGTGCGAGACGTGGTCGGCCAGGAGGGTCTCGATCACGTTTTCGACGTGCTGCGTTCTGATCATACCGAGGAGCCCACCAACTGGTCGCGTCGGTACAAGGCGAACGTCGAGAAGCTCGCCTCCGGTGACGTGAACAAGGTGGCCGAAGTGGTGCGTGATCTCTGGCGGCGCGAGCAGGATCGCGGGCTGTCCGCGGGCGAGAAGCGGATGCTGATGAAGGCCCGGCAGATCCTGGTCAGCGAGTTGGCGCTGGCGGAGGGCACCGACGAGGGCAAGGCCGAGAGTCTGCTGGACGAAGTCCTGGCGACGACGGTCTGA